The window CAGGAACTCGCGCGTCTGGTGGCCCTTGGCGGTGGCCATGAACACGGCCACGCCCGCCACGACGCCTGTGAGCACCGCCGCGACCCGCGCCGGACCGGGCCACTGTCCTTCGAACCAGTAGAACGCGAACACGCCCGCGGCGACCAGCAGCAACGCCAGTGCGTACTTGACCATGTCACCGGCGGACGCGCTTCCGGGTTGCTCGACTCTGCTGTTCACTCGACTCGCTACTCTACGATGGCACGCCAGGAGGGACTCGAACCCCCAACCTGCGGTTTTGGAGACCGCTGCTCTGCCAATTGAGCTACTGGCGTAATGCTTCGATCCGACCGTCGGCCCGACCACTGGTTCCGTAAAAGGCGACGGCGGCTTGCGCCGCCTCGCCCTTGCCTGTCCGGTTCCGGTGGGGACCGGGCCGGTTAGTTGGATCCCTCGCT is drawn from Luteimonas viscosa and contains these coding sequences:
- the secE gene encoding preprotein translocase subunit SecE, whose amino-acid sequence is MNSRVEQPGSASAGDMVKYALALLLVAAGVFAFYWFEGQWPGPARVAAVLTGVVAGVAVFMATAKGHQTREFLSESRFELRKVVWPTRQEAMRMTWVVIVVVILIALMLAGFDTVIQWLVKLFLAQ